The Tamandua tetradactyla isolate mTamTet1 chromosome 8, mTamTet1.pri, whole genome shotgun sequence genome includes a window with the following:
- the TMEM86A gene encoding lysoplasmalogenase TMEM86A isoform X1, translating to MEGSGKEKHWALGGDIGPSFVCCPVKSEGPKLVPFFKATCVYFVLWLPSSSPSWVSALIKCLPIFCLWLFLLAHGLGFLLAHPSATRIFVGLVFSALGDAFLIWQDQGFFVHGLLMFAVTHMLYASAFGMRPLALRTGLVMAVLSGLCYALLYPYLSGAFTYLVGVYMALISFMGWRAMAGLRLVGAAWRWTELAAGSGALLFIISDLTIALNKFCFPVPYSRALIMSTYYAAQMFIALSAVESRDPVEDYRLSKAN from the exons ATGGAAGGCTCAGGAAAGGAGAAGCATTGGGCTCTTGGAGGGGATATTGGCCCAAGTTTTGTTTGCTGCCCA GTGAAGAGTGAGGGACCCAAGCTGGTGCCCTTCTTCAAGGCCACCTGCGTGTATTTTGTGCTCTGGCTGCCCTCGTCCAGCCCGTCGTGGGTCAGCGCCCTCATCAAGTGCCTGCCCATCTTCTGCCTCTGGCTCTTCCTACTGGCCCATGGCCTGGGATTCCTGCTGGCCCACCCCAGCGCTACCCGCATTTTTGTGGGCCTTGTCTTTTCTGCTCTAGGTGATGCCTTCCTCATCTGGCAGGATCAGGGCTTCTTTGTGCACG GTCTGCTGATGTTTGCTGTGACCCACATGCTCTACGCTTCGGCCTTTGGCATGCGGCCACTGGCCCTGCGGACGGGTCTGGTGATGGCGGTGTTGTCGGGCCTGTGCTATGCCCTCCTCTACCCATACCTCTCAGGTGCCTTTACCTACCTGGTGGGGGTCTACATGGCCCTTATCAGCTTCATGGGCTGGCGGGCTATGGCAGGGCTGCGGCTGGTTGGGGCAGCCTGGCGCTGGACTGAATTGGCAGCTGGCAGTGGTGCACTGCTGTTTATCATCTCAGACCTGACCATCGCCCTCAACAAGTTCTGCTTCCCCGTGCCCTACTCCCGGGCACTCATCATGTCCACCTACTATGCCGCCCAGATGTTCATCGCCTTGTCAGCTGTCGAGAGCCGGGATCCAGTGGAAGATTATAGACTGAGCAAGGCCAACTGA
- the TMEM86A gene encoding lysoplasmalogenase TMEM86A isoform X2, protein MVSPVTVVKSEGPKLVPFFKATCVYFVLWLPSSSPSWVSALIKCLPIFCLWLFLLAHGLGFLLAHPSATRIFVGLVFSALGDAFLIWQDQGFFVHGLLMFAVTHMLYASAFGMRPLALRTGLVMAVLSGLCYALLYPYLSGAFTYLVGVYMALISFMGWRAMAGLRLVGAAWRWTELAAGSGALLFIISDLTIALNKFCFPVPYSRALIMSTYYAAQMFIALSAVESRDPVEDYRLSKAN, encoded by the exons ATGGTGTCCCCGGTCACGGTG GTGAAGAGTGAGGGACCCAAGCTGGTGCCCTTCTTCAAGGCCACCTGCGTGTATTTTGTGCTCTGGCTGCCCTCGTCCAGCCCGTCGTGGGTCAGCGCCCTCATCAAGTGCCTGCCCATCTTCTGCCTCTGGCTCTTCCTACTGGCCCATGGCCTGGGATTCCTGCTGGCCCACCCCAGCGCTACCCGCATTTTTGTGGGCCTTGTCTTTTCTGCTCTAGGTGATGCCTTCCTCATCTGGCAGGATCAGGGCTTCTTTGTGCACG GTCTGCTGATGTTTGCTGTGACCCACATGCTCTACGCTTCGGCCTTTGGCATGCGGCCACTGGCCCTGCGGACGGGTCTGGTGATGGCGGTGTTGTCGGGCCTGTGCTATGCCCTCCTCTACCCATACCTCTCAGGTGCCTTTACCTACCTGGTGGGGGTCTACATGGCCCTTATCAGCTTCATGGGCTGGCGGGCTATGGCAGGGCTGCGGCTGGTTGGGGCAGCCTGGCGCTGGACTGAATTGGCAGCTGGCAGTGGTGCACTGCTGTTTATCATCTCAGACCTGACCATCGCCCTCAACAAGTTCTGCTTCCCCGTGCCCTACTCCCGGGCACTCATCATGTCCACCTACTATGCCGCCCAGATGTTCATCGCCTTGTCAGCTGTCGAGAGCCGGGATCCAGTGGAAGATTATAGACTGAGCAAGGCCAACTGA